From Caldicellulosiruptor hydrothermalis 108, a single genomic window includes:
- a CDS encoding DUF58 domain-containing protein, with product METFWLFIICSLLFALNFFITKKFGLKNVEYEIYFEENKKTEGDEIHIVERIYNGKILPLPWVKSEFEVSASFFMENAKNYVVGDKLRYISIFFLLPYQQIVRRHRFVATKRGFYKLDKIYLVTGDLFGLSMDDRCYYVNSNITIYPAFLDLKKHLLPRSSLSGEVVVKRHYYEDIFHFAGIREYQSFDSFNRINWNATAKYNTLMVNKYEYTSSGDALILLNVQSSEYERKEVFNKNAIELGIKIAASLAKECLDAHIPVGFVCNGIDEETLQPLEILLPSQDSNQLLKILETLAHIKIQVNDYFEALLYQVLRSYNFRELFIITSFVNKEMEDSILLYSSLGVKFTIILLEYDEKALNLESENVRIFLAKHHLLESARV from the coding sequence ATGGAAACCTTTTGGCTGTTTATAATATGCTCTTTGTTATTTGCTCTGAACTTTTTTATAACTAAAAAGTTCGGACTCAAAAATGTAGAGTATGAAATCTACTTTGAAGAGAACAAAAAGACTGAAGGTGATGAGATTCACATTGTCGAAAGAATATACAACGGTAAGATCCTGCCACTTCCTTGGGTAAAATCTGAATTTGAAGTGTCAGCATCCTTTTTCATGGAAAATGCAAAAAATTATGTAGTGGGAGATAAGCTAAGGTACATCAGCATTTTCTTTCTTCTGCCTTACCAGCAAATAGTAAGACGGCACAGATTTGTTGCAACAAAAAGAGGATTTTATAAGCTTGACAAAATCTATCTTGTCACAGGAGACCTTTTCGGTCTTTCAATGGATGACAGGTGCTACTATGTAAATTCTAACATTACCATTTACCCTGCATTTTTGGACCTGAAAAAACATCTTCTGCCCCGTTCAAGCCTCTCGGGTGAAGTTGTGGTAAAAAGACATTATTATGAAGATATATTTCACTTTGCAGGAATAAGAGAGTATCAGTCTTTTGATTCTTTCAATAGAATAAACTGGAACGCAACTGCAAAGTATAATACTTTGATGGTAAACAAGTACGAATACACCTCATCAGGTGATGCTTTAATACTTTTGAATGTCCAAAGTTCAGAGTATGAAAGAAAAGAGGTTTTTAACAAAAACGCAATTGAACTTGGAATAAAGATTGCAGCAAGCTTGGCAAAAGAATGCTTGGATGCTCACATTCCAGTTGGTTTTGTTTGCAATGGTATAGATGAAGAAACCTTGCAGCCACTTGAAATTCTTCTTCCATCACAAGATTCAAATCAGCTTCTAAAAATTCTCGAAACCCTTGCACATATTAAGATTCAGGTGAACGATTACTTTGAAGCTTTGCTTTATCAGGTCTTAAGAAGTTACAACTTTCGCGAGCTTTTTATAATTACCTCATTTGTTAACAAGGAGATGGAAGACTCTATTCTTCTTTATTCCTCGCTCGGAGTTAAGTTTACCATTATTCTTCTTGAATATGATGAGAAAGCTTTAAACTTAGAATCAGAAAATGTAAGAATTTTCCTGGCAAAACATCATCTTTTAGAAAGCGCCAGAGTATAA
- a CDS encoding bacteriohemerythrin: MPQIEWLDQYSVGVESIDNQHKELFARINKLLDACSQGEGKKVLPEVLDFLGDYVVFHFSTEEKYMKEYLYPHYAAHKNEHDNFVETYKKFREEIEKEGAGVAAVIKTNRLVVDWLKNHILGTDRKLGAFLKEKMQSK; encoded by the coding sequence ATGCCGCAAATTGAATGGCTTGACCAGTACTCTGTTGGAGTTGAGTCAATAGACAATCAGCACAAAGAACTATTTGCAAGGATAAACAAACTCTTAGATGCTTGTTCTCAAGGGGAAGGGAAAAAGGTGTTGCCAGAGGTTTTGGATTTTTTAGGTGATTATGTAGTATTTCATTTCTCCACAGAAGAAAAGTACATGAAAGAGTATTTATACCCCCACTATGCTGCTCACAAAAATGAACATGATAACTTTGTTGAAACATACAAAAAGTTTCGAGAGGAGATAGAGAAAGAGGGAGCAGGAGTTGCAGCAGTTATAAAGACAAACAGACTTGTTGTTGACTGGCTCAAAAATCATATCCTTGGTACAGATAGAAAACTTGGAGCTTTTTTAAAAGAAAAGATGCAATCAAAGTAG
- a CDS encoding GH1 family beta-glucosidase, whose translation MSFPKGFLWGAATASYQIEGAWNEDGKGESIWDRFSHQKGNILYGHTGDVACDHYHRFEEDVSLMKELGLKAYRFSIAWARIFPDGYGTVNQKGLEFYDRLINKLVENGIEPVVTIYHWDLPQKLQDIGGWANKEIVNHYFEYAMLLINRYKDKVKKWITFNEPYCIAFLGHWHGVHAPGIKDFKVAMDVVHNIMLSHFKVVKAVKENNIDVEVGITLNLTPVYLQTERLGYKVSEIEREMVNLSSQLDNELFLDPVLKGSYPQKLLNYLVQKDLLDSQKAEKMQQEVKENFIFPDFLGINYYTRAVRLYDENSSWIFPIRWEHPAGEYTEMGWEVFPQGLFDLLMWIKENYPQILIYITENGAAYNDKVEDGRVHDQKRVEYLKHHFEAARKAIENGVDLRGYFVWSLMDNFEWAMGYTKRFGIIYVDYETQKRIKKDSFYFYQQYIKENS comes from the coding sequence ATGAGTTTTCCAAAAGGATTTCTGTGGGGTGCTGCAACTGCATCATATCAGATTGAAGGTGCATGGAACGAAGATGGAAAAGGCGAGTCTATTTGGGACAGGTTTTCTCACCAGAAAGGAAATATTCTATACGGTCATACAGGCGATGTTGCGTGTGACCATTACCACAGGTTCGAAGAAGATGTTTCTCTTATGAAAGAGCTTGGACTCAAAGCCTACAGGTTTTCCATTGCATGGGCAAGAATCTTTCCAGATGGCTATGGTACTGTGAATCAGAAAGGTCTTGAGTTTTATGATAGACTCATCAACAAGCTTGTTGAAAACGGTATCGAACCTGTTGTCACCATTTATCACTGGGATCTTCCTCAAAAGCTACAAGATATCGGTGGCTGGGCAAACAAGGAAATTGTAAACCATTATTTTGAATATGCAATGCTTCTTATAAACCGCTACAAAGATAAAGTAAAAAAATGGATAACATTTAATGAACCTTATTGTATTGCCTTTTTGGGTCATTGGCATGGAGTTCACGCACCAGGAATAAAAGATTTTAAAGTTGCGATGGATGTCGTGCACAACATTATGCTTTCTCACTTTAAAGTTGTAAAAGCTGTAAAGGAAAACAATATTGATGTTGAGGTAGGAATTACACTAAATTTAACTCCAGTTTACCTTCAAACAGAGCGTCTTGGATATAAGGTAAGCGAAATTGAAAGAGAAATGGTAAACCTCAGCAGCCAGCTTGACAATGAACTTTTCCTTGACCCAGTGCTCAAGGGAAGCTATCCACAAAAGCTCCTAAATTATCTTGTTCAAAAAGATTTGTTAGATAGCCAAAAAGCCGAAAAGATGCAGCAGGAAGTAAAAGAAAATTTCATCTTCCCTGATTTTCTTGGTATCAACTACTACACACGTGCAGTCAGGCTTTACGATGAAAATTCTTCTTGGATATTTCCAATAAGATGGGAACATCCTGCAGGAGAATACACCGAGATGGGCTGGGAAGTGTTCCCGCAAGGACTTTTTGACCTTTTGATGTGGATTAAAGAAAACTATCCACAAATTCTAATTTATATAACAGAAAATGGTGCTGCCTATAACGACAAGGTAGAAGATGGAAGAGTTCATGACCAAAAGAGAGTGGAGTACTTAAAACATCACTTTGAGGCAGCAAGAAAGGCAATTGAAAATGGAGTGGATTTGCGAGGCTATTTTGTGTGGTCTTTGATGGACAATTTTGAATGGGCAATGGGGTATACAAAAAGGTTTGGAATTATATATGTAGATTATGAAACTCAAAAAAGGATTAAAAAAGACAGCTTCTATTTTTATCAGCAGTATATAAAGGAAAATTCGTAA
- a CDS encoding GH36-type glycosyl hydrolase domain-containing protein, with amino-acid sequence MNYGYFDSQNREYVITNPKTPTSWVNYLGTSDYCLIISNNASGYSFYKSPKLGRVTRFRFNSISMGRPGRYVYIKDEKTKDFWSISWQPVGKPLESFNSICRHGLGYSIFESKYSNITSSLKIFVPVDKPIEIWEVKIKNESGEKKELSVFTYTEFCLWNSMLDMMDFQYILYTCRMGYNKEDEIVDYSIKLWSPYEPKAFFTCTNKKIESFDTDRDVFIGPYNSEANPEAIQNGRCFGSIAIGGNPCAATQVKIELQPGQEEYLVFVLGIGDAYKEGKEYKKLFASKENIQKEFEKVQKYWDDRLSKFKCSTPNEKMNLMLNIWNQYQCHTTFNWSRSASFIEAGGRDGLGFRDSSQDVLGVAHSIPQEVRKRLIELLKAQLSEGYAMHHFQPLTWAQGEHNIPPRERIYSDDHLWLLIAVPHYIKETGDFSILDEVVEYADKSSASVYEHLKQALEFSWRHRGKHGLLLGLAADWNDCINLKDGGESTWSTQLYYKALSEFIELAEYIGKTDDVEKYKAYRDEIKKAMEEYTWDGEWFVRGYLASGKKLGSKESDQSKIFLNSQSWSVFSGAFVDEKGKMAMDSVKKYLATEHGCVKNWPAYVDYIIEVGAVTSFPPGLKENAAIFCHANTWVIIAEAVLGRGDYAFEYYMSFLPANKNDIAEIYTIEPYVYSQFITGKEHPYYFGRSRNPWLTGTATWAFVAATQYILGIRPHYKGLIIDPCIPQQWDGFEVERVFRGRKLSIKVSNPDHISKGVKKILVNGKEIVSNLIPVELLDNENVIEVVMGK; translated from the coding sequence ATGAATTATGGATACTTTGATTCTCAAAACAGAGAGTATGTTATAACAAACCCCAAAACACCAACTTCATGGGTAAATTATTTAGGAACAAGTGACTATTGTCTTATAATCTCAAATAATGCTTCAGGTTATTCTTTTTACAAATCCCCAAAGCTTGGAAGAGTGACACGTTTTAGGTTTAACAGCATTTCAATGGGCAGACCTGGAAGATATGTATATATCAAGGATGAAAAGACAAAAGACTTCTGGTCAATAAGCTGGCAACCTGTTGGAAAGCCTCTTGAAAGTTTTAACAGCATCTGTCGACATGGTCTTGGATATTCAATATTTGAAAGTAAATATAGCAACATAACCTCATCTTTAAAAATCTTTGTGCCAGTAGACAAACCAATTGAAATCTGGGAAGTTAAAATCAAGAATGAGTCAGGTGAGAAAAAGGAACTATCGGTATTTACTTATACAGAGTTCTGTCTTTGGAATTCCATGCTTGACATGATGGATTTTCAGTATATTCTTTACACCTGCAGAATGGGTTACAACAAAGAAGATGAAATTGTAGATTATTCTATCAAGCTCTGGAGTCCTTATGAACCAAAAGCTTTTTTCACATGCACAAATAAAAAGATTGAAAGTTTTGATACAGACAGAGATGTGTTTATTGGTCCATATAACAGTGAGGCTAATCCAGAAGCTATTCAAAATGGCAGGTGTTTTGGGTCAATTGCAATAGGTGGAAACCCATGCGCTGCAACACAGGTAAAAATTGAACTTCAGCCCGGTCAGGAAGAATATTTAGTGTTTGTACTGGGAATAGGAGATGCATACAAGGAAGGAAAAGAATATAAAAAACTATTTGCATCAAAAGAAAATATCCAAAAAGAATTTGAAAAGGTGCAAAAGTACTGGGATGACAGACTTAGCAAGTTCAAATGCTCAACACCAAACGAAAAGATGAATTTGATGTTGAACATATGGAACCAGTATCAGTGCCATACAACATTTAACTGGTCAAGATCTGCATCATTTATAGAGGCTGGCGGAAGAGACGGACTTGGCTTTAGAGATTCTTCACAGGATGTATTAGGCGTTGCACATTCAATCCCTCAAGAGGTAAGAAAAAGACTTATTGAACTTTTGAAGGCTCAGCTTTCTGAAGGATATGCGATGCATCATTTCCAGCCTCTTACATGGGCTCAAGGAGAACATAATATACCACCACGTGAGAGAATTTATTCAGACGACCACTTATGGCTTTTGATTGCTGTGCCACACTATATAAAAGAAACAGGTGATTTTTCTATCTTAGATGAAGTTGTTGAGTATGCGGACAAGTCAAGTGCTTCTGTTTATGAGCATTTAAAACAAGCTTTGGAGTTTTCATGGAGGCATAGGGGAAAACATGGACTTTTGCTTGGTCTTGCTGCTGACTGGAATGACTGTATCAACCTCAAAGACGGTGGCGAGAGTACATGGTCAACCCAGCTTTATTACAAGGCTTTATCTGAGTTTATAGAACTTGCTGAGTATATTGGAAAGACTGATGATGTTGAAAAGTACAAAGCTTATAGAGATGAAATCAAAAAGGCAATGGAAGAGTATACATGGGATGGCGAGTGGTTTGTAAGAGGGTATTTGGCAAGCGGCAAAAAACTTGGATCAAAAGAAAGTGATCAGAGCAAGATTTTCCTAAATTCTCAGTCATGGTCAGTATTCTCTGGCGCTTTTGTTGATGAAAAAGGCAAAATGGCAATGGACAGTGTCAAAAAGTATCTCGCAACAGAACATGGGTGTGTCAAAAACTGGCCAGCTTATGTTGATTATATTATAGAGGTTGGGGCTGTAACCTCTTTCCCGCCGGGATTAAAAGAAAATGCTGCTATTTTCTGTCATGCTAATACATGGGTAATTATTGCAGAGGCTGTACTTGGAAGAGGCGATTATGCTTTTGAATACTATATGTCGTTTCTTCCTGCAAACAAAAATGATATTGCTGAAATCTATACCATAGAACCTTATGTTTATTCCCAGTTTATTACCGGAAAAGAACATCCATATTATTTTGGTCGTTCGCGAAATCCATGGTTGACAGGTACTGCAACATGGGCATTTGTTGCAGCAACACAGTATATCCTTGGAATAAGACCTCACTATAAAGGGCTTATTATTGACCCATGCATACCACAGCAGTGGGACGGTTTTGAAGTTGAGAGAGTTTTCAGAGGAAGAAAACTTTCCATTAAGGTTTCAAATCCAGACCATATTTCAAAAGGTGTTAAAAAGATATTAGTAAATGGAAAAGAGATTGTGAGTAATTTGATTCCAGTAGAATTGCTTGACAATGAGAATGTAATTGAAGTTGTAATGGGAAAATAA
- a CDS encoding YkvA family protein, translating to MRKNIREKAKLLKKQIPAIFLAMKRRDTPLLAKIFALITIAYALSPIDFVPDFVPILGYLDDIIILPLLVTITIKLIPDSILNECQKEAENLWQEGKPKKWYYGIPIIIFWSLIIGAIIYKVVKSIS from the coding sequence TTGAGAAAAAATATAAGAGAAAAAGCAAAATTGTTAAAAAAACAAATTCCGGCTATTTTTTTAGCTATGAAAAGAAGAGATACACCTCTTTTAGCTAAGATATTTGCTTTAATTACCATTGCATATGCCTTGTCGCCAATTGACTTTGTACCAGATTTTGTACCAATTTTGGGTTATCTTGATGATATAATAATTCTTCCACTTCTGGTTACAATAACAATAAAGCTTATACCAGATTCTATTTTAAATGAATGCCAGAAAGAGGCAGAAAATCTTTGGCAAGAAGGAAAGCCAAAGAAATGGTATTATGGTATTCCTATTATTATTTTTTGGAGCTTAATTATTGGAGCGATTATATACAAAGTTGTTAAAAGTATTAGTTAA
- the pulA gene encoding type I pullulanase, which translates to MIVRAYIDDFNEIVVVLSQMVHSVKKEDFKVFLNEEEIDIERIDKIIPHSDNPFEAEIRGYEICDQKGKIRFVLKEGHFDYHRKPLRKPVFVIGEMNGWQISPEWEMTYSKLRGRYELIKDLKEIKIGQKFKFAEGASQKLWYPPGFGNDIVISEYFEREAAFTNMIRIFTSKRLLPNLKYKIVYKTEHIWARPREILTRPEFFYPGELGIKYEPYCTYFKLWAPTAYKVKVKIFDESENFRFEKEMARSENGTWNIHLTGDLKNHYYLYEVWHYNYDEDEGFIVYEVPDPYSKASSSNSQKSFIFDPADTLIEGWQQDEFVKTIEKQQDAIIYEMHVRDFTIDKTSCVDEKFRGKFLGLCQQSFYKEKFSTGLLHLKELGITHIHLLPISDFGSVDDKNPDKKYNWGYDPVLYQCPEYWYSTKSGGIEALKELRTMVRTLHQNGIGVVMDVVFNHTYHTRGGKFSIFDKIVPGYFYRIDDYGDYSNATGCGNELATEKPMVRKFILDTIIYWTEEFHIDGFRFDLMGLIDGLTMRMIAREVRKRNPRALIYGEGWVMGDSLCLLEEMATIESTVHQGYSIGLFNDRIRDSIRGDLDGFKTGYMHGNLSDVERLKQGIKAAIDDFAKEPDECVNYCSCHDNLTLFDKAQKTMVGEDIFWIDRACRLANAIILTSQGIAFLHGGVEFNRSKGGHPNTYNAGDSINKIDWSLKEKFYDTFKFYCDLIKLRKEHLAFRMRSSGEIRKYLKFLPAPDGIVAFLISYPYDVWKKIIVAYNPFKEKKVITLPEGVWKIKANDGIIFSEENEQEAIGSFEIAPSSLFIAYQK; encoded by the coding sequence TTTTGAAGCAGAAATAAGAGGCTATGAGATTTGCGATCAAAAAGGAAAAATTAGATTTGTTTTAAAGGAAGGGCATTTTGACTATCACCGAAAACCGCTCAGAAAACCAGTGTTTGTCATTGGTGAGATGAATGGCTGGCAGATTTCACCCGAGTGGGAAATGACATATTCAAAACTGCGTGGAAGATATGAACTTATAAAGGACTTAAAAGAAATAAAAATTGGACAAAAATTTAAATTTGCAGAAGGTGCAAGCCAGAAGCTTTGGTATCCACCGGGATTTGGTAATGATATTGTAATATCAGAATACTTCGAGAGAGAAGCTGCCTTTACAAATATGATAAGAATTTTTACTTCAAAGAGGCTTTTGCCGAATTTGAAATACAAAATTGTCTACAAAACAGAGCATATCTGGGCAAGACCAAGAGAAATTCTAACAAGACCTGAGTTTTTTTACCCTGGTGAGCTTGGAATAAAATATGAGCCATATTGTACGTACTTTAAACTATGGGCACCCACAGCATACAAAGTAAAGGTTAAGATATTTGATGAAAGCGAAAATTTCAGATTTGAAAAAGAGATGGCTCGGTCCGAAAACGGTACATGGAATATACACCTTACAGGTGACTTGAAAAACCACTACTATCTTTATGAGGTTTGGCATTACAATTATGATGAGGACGAAGGGTTTATTGTGTATGAGGTTCCTGACCCTTACTCAAAAGCTTCTTCTTCAAACTCTCAAAAATCTTTCATATTTGACCCGGCAGATACGCTTATTGAAGGCTGGCAACAGGATGAGTTTGTGAAAACGATAGAAAAACAACAAGATGCTATCATTTACGAGATGCACGTCCGAGACTTTACAATTGATAAAACCTCATGTGTAGATGAAAAATTTAGAGGGAAGTTCCTGGGGCTTTGTCAGCAGAGCTTTTACAAAGAAAAGTTTTCAACCGGTCTTTTGCATCTAAAAGAGCTTGGAATTACCCACATCCATCTTCTTCCGATTTCTGACTTTGGAAGTGTTGATGATAAAAATCCTGATAAAAAGTACAACTGGGGGTATGACCCTGTTTTGTATCAGTGCCCGGAGTACTGGTACTCAACAAAAAGTGGAGGAATTGAGGCTTTAAAAGAGCTGAGAACTATGGTTAGAACTTTACACCAAAACGGCATAGGAGTTGTGATGGACGTTGTTTTCAACCACACGTACCACACAAGGGGCGGTAAGTTTTCTATTTTTGACAAAATTGTTCCAGGATATTTTTACAGGATAGATGACTATGGCGATTATTCAAACGCAACAGGCTGTGGTAATGAGCTTGCGACAGAAAAACCAATGGTAAGAAAATTTATACTTGATACCATAATATACTGGACAGAAGAATTTCACATAGATGGCTTTAGATTTGACTTAATGGGGCTTATTGATGGTCTAACTATGAGAATGATTGCAAGAGAAGTGCGGAAGCGAAATCCTCGTGCCCTCATTTATGGTGAAGGGTGGGTTATGGGTGATAGTTTATGCCTGTTAGAGGAGATGGCAACAATTGAGTCAACAGTACACCAGGGGTATTCTATTGGACTTTTTAACGATAGAATAAGAGACAGTATAAGAGGTGACCTTGATGGCTTTAAAACTGGGTATATGCATGGAAACCTTTCTGATGTTGAGAGATTAAAACAAGGTATAAAGGCAGCTATTGACGATTTTGCAAAAGAACCAGATGAGTGTGTAAATTATTGTTCCTGCCATGACAACTTGACCCTCTTTGACAAGGCACAAAAGACAATGGTTGGTGAAGATATATTCTGGATTGACCGTGCATGCCGCTTGGCAAATGCAATCATTTTAACATCTCAGGGCATTGCGTTTTTGCACGGTGGAGTTGAGTTCAATAGGAGCAAAGGAGGGCATCCAAACACATACAACGCAGGGGATAGTATAAACAAGATTGACTGGAGTTTAAAAGAAAAGTTCTATGACACCTTTAAATTTTATTGTGACCTTATAAAATTGCGAAAAGAACATTTGGCATTTAGAATGCGCTCATCAGGTGAAATAAGAAAATATCTAAAATTCTTGCCAGCACCTGATGGCATTGTGGCTTTTTTGATTTCGTATCCCTATGATGTATGGAAAAAAATTATTGTCGCCTACAATCCTTTTAAAGAAAAAAAGGTAATTACACTTCCTGAAGGAGTATGGAAAATAAAAGCAAATGATGGCATAATATTTTCAGAAGAAAATGAACAGGAAGCAATAGGTAGTTTTGAAATTGCACCTAGCAGTCTTTTCATAGCATATCAGAAATGA
- the rlmD gene encoding 23S rRNA (uracil(1939)-C(5))-methyltransferase RlmD, giving the protein MVKKSQEYIVKIDTLNHQAQGIARIDGFVVFVDNVLIDEVVKIKIEEVKKEYAKAKLVEFLEKSPYRKDPECPYYHLCGGCHLMHAKYQHQLSLKKLLVEDAFRRIGKLSPKINDVIGMEKPFRYRNKTALPVGGDYKKPQIGFYKKMTHDIVDIDYCLIQHEFCDDVIKGMKEMIKKHKIEVYDERKHQGVLRHIVVRNSFAFDEMMLILVCAKVPENLEAIKKDILDKFPKIKSLYLNLNPKRTNVILGDEDILIWGSSTIKDKIGNLTFEISPKSFFQVNSVQTEVLYSQVVKYLRNIEAEVVFDIYSGIGTISMFIAPFCKKVYAIEIVEDAVEDAKKSSKNNSISNIEFICGCAEIEIPKLLKSGIIPQAVILDPPRSGCEKELLESLIEHKISNIIYVSCNPSTLARDANILYSGGYEILEVQPVDMFPQTFHVECVALFKKGYS; this is encoded by the coding sequence GTGGTAAAAAAATCGCAAGAGTATATTGTCAAGATTGACACGCTCAATCACCAGGCACAGGGCATTGCAAGAATTGATGGGTTTGTAGTGTTTGTTGACAATGTTCTTATTGATGAGGTTGTAAAAATCAAAATAGAAGAGGTAAAAAAGGAATATGCCAAAGCAAAACTGGTCGAATTTTTAGAAAAAAGCCCATATAGAAAAGACCCAGAATGCCCTTATTACCACTTATGTGGTGGATGTCATTTAATGCATGCAAAATACCAGCATCAGCTAAGCCTAAAAAAACTTCTTGTTGAAGATGCTTTTAGGCGAATAGGGAAGCTCAGCCCCAAAATAAATGATGTTATTGGAATGGAAAAACCTTTTAGGTACAGAAACAAAACTGCACTTCCAGTAGGAGGAGATTATAAAAAACCCCAAATAGGATTTTATAAAAAGATGACACATGATATTGTTGATATAGATTACTGTCTTATTCAGCATGAGTTTTGCGATGATGTGATAAAAGGTATGAAAGAGATGATAAAAAAGCACAAGATAGAGGTTTATGACGAAAGAAAGCATCAGGGAGTTTTGAGGCACATTGTTGTTAGAAATTCATTTGCATTTGATGAGATGATGCTCATTCTTGTTTGCGCAAAAGTACCAGAGAATTTAGAGGCTATTAAAAAAGACATTTTAGACAAGTTTCCCAAAATTAAATCACTCTATTTAAACTTGAACCCTAAAAGGACAAATGTAATACTGGGTGATGAAGACATATTAATCTGGGGCAGTAGCACAATAAAAGATAAGATAGGGAATTTAACATTTGAAATTTCTCCAAAATCATTTTTTCAGGTAAATTCTGTACAAACAGAGGTGCTCTACAGTCAGGTAGTTAAATATCTGCGTAATATTGAAGCAGAAGTTGTATTTGACATATACTCCGGGATAGGCACCATTTCAATGTTCATTGCTCCTTTTTGCAAAAAGGTTTACGCTATAGAGATTGTTGAAGATGCAGTTGAAGATGCTAAAAAAAGCAGCAAGAATAACAGCATTTCGAATATTGAATTTATATGCGGCTGTGCTGAGATTGAAATTCCAAAGTTATTGAAAAGCGGAATTATACCCCAGGCTGTGATTCTTGACCCTCCGCGAAGTGGATGTGAAAAAGAGCTCTTAGAAAGCTTGATAGAGCACAAGATTTCAAACATAATCTATGTATCCTGCAATCCTTCAACACTTGCAAGAGATGCTAACATACTTTATTCGGGCGGCTATGAGATTTTAGAAGTTCAACCTGTTGATATGTTTCCACAGACATTTCATGTAGAGTGCGTAGCATTGTTTAAAAAAGGCTACAGTTAA
- a CDS encoding methylated-DNA--[protein]-cysteine S-methyltransferase: MKKSVGYLLSPIGLIKIVGQDDSIVSVEFVSRKDEGEVISPVVREAILQLEEYFEGKRTTFELKLQLQGTEFQKRVWNELIKVHFGSVISYRELAKKVGKLQGARAVGNAVGKNPAVIIVPCHRVVKSDLSLGGFSGGLEKKIWLLSHEGWKIENGLLRK; this comes from the coding sequence TTGAAAAAATCTGTTGGTTATCTGCTATCTCCAATTGGACTGATAAAGATTGTAGGACAAGACGATAGCATAGTATCAGTGGAGTTTGTTTCACGCAAAGATGAGGGAGAGGTAATAAGCCCTGTTGTAAGGGAAGCTATTTTGCAACTTGAAGAGTATTTTGAAGGGAAGAGAACCACTTTTGAGCTAAAACTTCAGCTGCAAGGGACAGAGTTTCAAAAAAGAGTTTGGAATGAACTTATAAAAGTTCACTTTGGAAGTGTAATTTCTTATAGAGAACTTGCCAAAAAAGTTGGAAAGCTCCAGGGTGCAAGAGCAGTTGGGAATGCTGTTGGGAAAAATCCAGCTGTGATAATTGTTCCATGCCACCGGGTGGTCAAGTCAGATTTGTCCTTGGGCGGTTTTAGTGGTGGGCTTGAAAAAAAGATTTGGCTACTTTCACATGAGGGATGGAAAATAGAAAACGGGCTTTTGAGAAAGTGA